From Terriglobales bacterium:
TGTGGCTCCGCTGCCGCATTGACGGCAATACGTTACTTTGGCCATCCTGCGCCTGAGAACTTGCCGCTGGTTTTCCTTATTGTTGTGCTCTGTGTATCGCTCCGCTTCGGTGTGAGTGCCGGCATAGTGGGTTGTATCGTTTCCGCGCTGATCTTCGCCGTGTTCACCTATAGACCCATTGGCAGCCTCGCCGTTTCCGATGAAGGCGCGCGCGCCAATCTTGGCTGGATGGTGCTGGCAGGAGTCGCCCTTTCGTATCTGCTTTCCCCGCCGAGCGGCCGGCACACCCACCACCGGCAGTAGCGCCTGATCTGCAATGGCTTCGTTTTCCACACTTTATTACATCCTCTACGCTGATCACCTTATTGAGTGTTTCCCACGATCGCCCTAAGGTCAGTGCAACAAATCAAATTTGGCGCCGCGGGAGAAGTGTATGAGCGAGAAAGTCACGGAATTGCGAGTCGGCTTGGACGCAGGTGTGATGCCACCTGCGAAGATCAAAGTGATTGGGGTTGGTGGAGGCGGTGTTAACGCCGTTAACCGCATGATTGAGGCCCGGCTCGAAGGGGTTGAATTTGTGGTGGCCAACACCGATCTGCAATCCCTACGCAGCTCGCGCGCGCCCGTGAAGATTCAGCTCGGCAGCAAACTCAGCAATGGCTTAGGCGCGGGGGCCAATCCCGAGATCGGCCGTAAAGCAGCGCTTGAAGACACGGACAAACTCCTGGACGCCCTGGAGGGCGCGGACATGGTTTTTGTCACGGCTGGACTCGGTGGCGGCACCGGCACCGGAGCTGCTCCCATCATTGCCTCGTTGGCGGCAGAATTGGGATCGCTCACCGTGGCCGTGGTCACCAAGCCTTTCAAATTCGAAGGTAAACGCCGCATGCAGCAGGCTGAATCCGGAGTGTCGGAACTCATGCACTCCGTGGGCACGGTCATCGTTATCCCCAATGAAAAGCTATTGACGGTGGCTGAAGACGCCGGATTTTTCGAGTCCTTCCGTGTGGCCGACGATGTCTTGCGGCAGGCCGTCCAGGGCATTTCAGACATCATCACGATTCCCGGCATTATCAACCGCGACTTCGCCGACGTCCGCACCACCATGGAGGGTATGGGCTATGCGGTGATGGGTACCGCTCGCGCCAGCGGGGAGCGCCGCGCCATGGAGGCCGCCAAGCGCGCCGTCTCGTCGCCTTTGCTGGATAACGGCGGTATCTTTGGCGCACGGGGTCTTCTGATCAACATTACCGGCTCGAGCACGCTTACCTTGCACGAGGTCAATGAGGCCTGCGGCATCATCCAGGGCGCGGCCGACGACGACGCCAACATCATCTTCGGTGCTGTGCTTGACGAAAGCATGAAAGACGAGATCAAGATCACCGTGATCGCCACCGGCTTCCGCTATGACGCTACCGAGCAGCGGGACCCCGGGATTTCTTCCGCGTCGCTCGCCATTTCGCAGGCCAGGATTGCATCCAGCTATAAAGCACGGGAAGTTAACGAGAGATTGGCACCGGCTGAGCCGCTCCGTGCGGCAGTAAACCAGAGCTAAGAAGGGTCACCGATCCACGTTCCAGACGCGGGGAGGTGGCCTCTTGTATTCACCCGAACTGAGCGGCAGCCGGATTTAAACTAAATGTCCCCGCCAGGAGTACTTCGCTGCAACCCGGCTTTGCGCCTGTGCTTCTCTCAATATGGAGGAGCTAACGATGCAGAGCGCGGTTGGAATCTTTCGTTCGATTTCTGAGGCCAATGAAGCCGTGGCCGATCTTCGTGCAGCCGGAATTCCCCAGGAAAAGATTAACCTGCTCACCCCCGGCGACCTTAATACTGTAGAGCAAGAACTCGCCCAGCTTCCCAAAAGTGAGACCGAGCAGCCGGGCATTGGGAAAGGAATCGGCGCCCTCGTCGGTGGCGCAATCGGTGCGGCGGGCGGGCTCTCGGCAGGTTCGGCGATAGCTAGCTTATTTATTCCCGGCATTGGAC
This genomic window contains:
- a CDS encoding DUF4118 domain-containing protein codes for the protein MRINWVHPIIGVLICGSAAALTAIRYFGHPAPENLPLVFLIVVLCVSLRFGVSAGIVGCIVSALIFAVFTYRPIGSLAVSDEGARANLGWMVLAGVALSYLLSPPSGRHTHHRQ